A section of the Rhizomicrobium sp. genome encodes:
- a CDS encoding ABC transporter permease, with amino-acid sequence MTGVEVGSVGRLARFYRRSEAARGLLLLSPTMAIMLAALAAPMILLALYSFWTQDGYAVNTQPTLAQYATSLGRPTYRALFYRSIEISAAVTLITVLLAYPMAYFVAFRVDKTKFVWLILLTIPFWTSYLLRVFAWKLILGYNGVINSGLMSLGLIHQPLEFLLYNPTAVVVTLAHAWAPFAILPIYVSLEKIDRSLLDAAADLGDGAVRRFLRVTLPLSLPGVIGAAVLIFVPTTGDYVTPTLVGGSGGVMIANVIEEQFDKVGNWPLGAALAMASMAAVAVATLLFVAALRAAAARIR; translated from the coding sequence ATGACTGGCGTGGAAGTCGGATCGGTGGGACGGCTTGCCCGCTTCTACCGCCGCTCGGAAGCCGCGCGTGGGCTTTTGCTGCTTTCGCCGACCATGGCGATCATGCTGGCGGCGCTGGCGGCGCCCATGATCCTGCTGGCGCTCTACAGTTTCTGGACCCAGGACGGCTATGCGGTGAACACCCAGCCGACACTGGCGCAATACGCGACCAGCCTGGGCCGGCCGACCTATCGCGCGCTGTTCTACCGCTCGATCGAGATTTCCGCCGCGGTGACATTGATCACCGTGTTGCTCGCCTATCCCATGGCCTATTTCGTCGCCTTCCGCGTGGATAAGACCAAATTCGTCTGGCTGATCCTTCTGACCATCCCGTTCTGGACGAGCTACCTGCTGCGCGTCTTCGCCTGGAAGCTGATCCTCGGCTACAACGGCGTCATCAATTCGGGGCTGATGAGCCTGGGGCTGATCCACCAGCCGCTCGAATTCCTGCTCTACAATCCGACCGCGGTCGTGGTGACGCTGGCGCATGCCTGGGCGCCTTTCGCAATCCTGCCGATCTATGTGAGCCTGGAGAAGATCGACCGGTCGCTGCTGGACGCGGCGGCCGATCTGGGCGACGGGGCGGTGCGGCGCTTCCTGCGCGTGACGCTGCCGCTGTCGCTGCCCGGCGTGATCGGCGCGGCGGTGCTGATTTTCGTGCCGACGACGGGCGACTATGTCACGCCGACGCTGGTCGGTGGATCGGGCGGCGTAATGATCGCCAATGTGATCGAGGAGCAGTTCGACAAGGTCGGCAACTGGCCGCTGGGCGCGGCGCTGGCCATGGCGAGCATGGCCGCCGTCGCCGTGGCGACGCTCCTGTTCGTGGCGGCCCTGCGCGCCGCGGCGGCGAGGATCCGCTGA